A section of the Phaseolus vulgaris cultivar G19833 chromosome 8, P. vulgaris v2.0, whole genome shotgun sequence genome encodes:
- the LOC137826296 gene encoding agamous-like MADS-box protein MADS1 isoform X3 has product MEFPNEAISEGCSQKKSGRGKIEIKRIENTTNRQVTFCKRRNGLLKKAYELSVLCDAEVALVVFSSRGRLYEYANNSVRGTIDRYKKASAASSNAESVSEANTQFYQQESSKLKRQIRDIQNLNRHILGEALSSLSLKELKNLESRLEKGLSRVRSRKHETLFADIEFMQKREMELQNHNNFLRAKIAEHEREQQQHMTGSVCESLPPSQSYDRNFFPVNLIDSSHQYSRQDQTALQLV; this is encoded by the exons ATGGAGTTTCCGAACGAAGCAATATCAGAAGGGTGTTCTCAGAAGAAAAGTGGAAGAGGGAAAATAGAGATCAAGCGGATCGAGAACACCACCAACCGGCAAGTTACCTTCTGCAAACGTCGCAACGGGTTGCTCAAGAAGGCTTATGAATTGTCTGTTCTCTGTGATGCTGAAGTTGCTCTTGTTGTCTTCTCAAGCCGTGGACGCCTTTATGAGTATGCCAACAACAG TGTTAGAGGAACTATCGATAGGTACAAGAAAGCATCTGCTGCTTCCTCAAATGCAGAATCTGTGTCTGAAGCTAATACACAG TTTTATCAGCAAGAATCATCCAAGTTAAAAAGACAAATCAGAGACATTCAAAATCTAAACAG GCACATCCTTGGTGAAGCTCTTAGTTCTCTAAGTCTAAAGGAATTAAAGAATCTTGAGAGTAGATTGGAGAAAGGTTTGAGCAGAGTTAGATCCAGAAAG CATGAGACATTGTTTGCGGATATCGAGTTCATGCAAAAGCGG GAAATGGAGCTGCAAAACCACAATAATTTTCTGCGAGCTAAG ATAGCTGAACACGAGAGAGAACAACAACAACATATGACAGGAAGTGTGTGCGAGTCCTTACCACCTTCACAATCATATGACAGGAATTTCTTCCCTGTAAATCTCATAGATTCCAGTCATCAATACTCACGTCAAGACCAGACTGCTCTTCAACTTGTGTAA
- the LOC137826296 gene encoding agamous-like MADS-box protein MADS1 isoform X1, with amino-acid sequence MEFPNEAISEGCSQKKSGRGKIEIKRIENTTNRQVTFCKRRNGLLKKAYELSVLCDAEVALVVFSSRGRLYEYANNSVRGTIDRYKKASAASSNAESVSEANTQFYQQESSKLKRQIRDIQNLNRHILGEALSSLSLKELKNLESRLEKGLSRVRSRKHETLFADIEFMQKREMELQNHNNFLRAKIAEHEREQQQHMTGSVCESLPPSQSYDRNFFPVNLIDSSHQYSRQDQTALQLVLQVVVWDTYP; translated from the exons ATGGAGTTTCCGAACGAAGCAATATCAGAAGGGTGTTCTCAGAAGAAAAGTGGAAGAGGGAAAATAGAGATCAAGCGGATCGAGAACACCACCAACCGGCAAGTTACCTTCTGCAAACGTCGCAACGGGTTGCTCAAGAAGGCTTATGAATTGTCTGTTCTCTGTGATGCTGAAGTTGCTCTTGTTGTCTTCTCAAGCCGTGGACGCCTTTATGAGTATGCCAACAACAG TGTTAGAGGAACTATCGATAGGTACAAGAAAGCATCTGCTGCTTCCTCAAATGCAGAATCTGTGTCTGAAGCTAATACACAG TTTTATCAGCAAGAATCATCCAAGTTAAAAAGACAAATCAGAGACATTCAAAATCTAAACAG GCACATCCTTGGTGAAGCTCTTAGTTCTCTAAGTCTAAAGGAATTAAAGAATCTTGAGAGTAGATTGGAGAAAGGTTTGAGCAGAGTTAGATCCAGAAAG CATGAGACATTGTTTGCGGATATCGAGTTCATGCAAAAGCGG GAAATGGAGCTGCAAAACCACAATAATTTTCTGCGAGCTAAG ATAGCTGAACACGAGAGAGAACAACAACAACATATGACAGGAAGTGTGTGCGAGTCCTTACCACCTTCACAATCATATGACAGGAATTTCTTCCCTGTAAATCTCATAGATTCCAGTCATCAATACTCACGTCAAGACCAGACTGCTCTTCAACTTGT
- the LOC137826296 gene encoding agamous-like MADS-box protein MADS1 isoform X2 translates to MEFPNEAISEGCSQKKSGRGKIEIKRIENTTNRQVTFCKRRNGLLKKAYELSVLCDAEVALVVFSSRGRLYEYANNSVRGTIDRYKKASAASSNAESVSEANTQFYQQESSKLKRQIRDIQNLNRHILGEALSSLSLKELKNLESRLEKGLSRVRSRKHETLFADIEFMQKREMELQNHNNFLRAKIAEHEREQQQHMTGSVCESLPPSQSYDRNFFPVNLIDSSHQYSRQDQTALQLV, encoded by the exons ATGGAGTTTCCGAACGAAGCAATATCAGAAGGGTGTTCTCAGAAGAAAAGTGGAAGAGGGAAAATAGAGATCAAGCGGATCGAGAACACCACCAACCGGCAAGTTACCTTCTGCAAACGTCGCAACGGGTTGCTCAAGAAGGCTTATGAATTGTCTGTTCTCTGTGATGCTGAAGTTGCTCTTGTTGTCTTCTCAAGCCGTGGACGCCTTTATGAGTATGCCAACAACAG TGTTAGAGGAACTATCGATAGGTACAAGAAAGCATCTGCTGCTTCCTCAAATGCAGAATCTGTGTCTGAAGCTAATACACAG TTTTATCAGCAAGAATCATCCAAGTTAAAAAGACAAATCAGAGACATTCAAAATCTAAACAG GCACATCCTTGGTGAAGCTCTTAGTTCTCTAAGTCTAAAGGAATTAAAGAATCTTGAGAGTAGATTGGAGAAAGGTTTGAGCAGAGTTAGATCCAGAAAG CATGAGACATTGTTTGCGGATATCGAGTTCATGCAAAAGCGG GAAATGGAGCTGCAAAACCACAATAATTTTCTGCGAGCTAAG ATAGCTGAACACGAGAGAGAACAACAACAACATATGACAGGAAGTGTGTGCGAGTCCTTACCACCTTCACAATCATATGACAGGAATTTCTTCCCTGTAAATCTCATAGATTCCAGTCATCAATACTCACGTCAAGACCAGACTGCTCTTCAACTTGT